In a single window of the Bacteroidales bacterium genome:
- the mreC gene encoding rod shape-determining protein MreC, giving the protein MRYLLHFLWKNYALLLFLVLELISLVFVVNGNKHQSSVFSSVANQYGGEIFTSYSNARNYFHLKNANEQLSVENAYLKKQLLNYQFKLDSNNFQSFAAIDTTKLILSDTIKPIFDFIPAKVISNTTNRQKNYIMFNKGLKHGVHKNMGVIGPNGIVGVIFECSDDFSTAVSLLNIKQSISAKLKNNNELGSIIWDGISPLYGKLDAIENYVPVNIGDTIITSGFSHIFPEGENIGIVEDFSKISGKTSWNIKVRFNTNFSQLFWVNIARNLNYEQQMTLKAIKLEN; this is encoded by the coding sequence ATGAGATACTTACTTCATTTCTTATGGAAGAATTACGCTTTGCTTTTGTTTCTTGTTTTAGAGCTGATTTCGCTCGTTTTTGTTGTTAACGGAAACAAACATCAATCTTCTGTTTTTTCTTCTGTTGCCAATCAGTACGGTGGGGAAATTTTTACTTCTTATTCAAATGCTCGCAACTATTTTCATTTAAAAAATGCTAACGAACAGCTTTCAGTAGAAAATGCATATTTAAAAAAACAATTATTAAACTATCAATTTAAACTTGATAGTAATAATTTTCAATCATTCGCAGCTATTGACACAACAAAACTCATACTAAGCGATACCATAAAACCTATTTTTGATTTTATTCCGGCAAAAGTAATTAGCAATACTACTAACCGACAAAAAAATTATATCATGTTTAACAAAGGTCTTAAACATGGTGTTCATAAAAATATGGGTGTAATTGGTCCTAACGGCATTGTTGGCGTTATTTTTGAGTGTTCTGACGATTTTTCTACAGCCGTTAGTCTGCTCAATATTAAACAAAGCATAAGTGCCAAATTAAAAAATAATAATGAATTAGGTAGCATTATTTGGGATGGTATTTCGCCATTATATGGTAAATTAGATGCCATTGAAAATTATGTTCCGGTGAACATTGGTGATACTATTATTACTAGTGGATTTTCACATATTTTTCCTGAAGGTGAAAATATTGGTATAGTAGAAGATTTCAGTAAAATATCAGGAAAAACATCATGGAATATTAAAGTGCGTTTTAATACTAATTTTTCTCAGCTATTTTGGGTGAATATTGCCAGAAACTTAAATTATGAACAACAAATGACTTTAAAAGCAATTAAATTAGAAAACTGA
- a CDS encoding response regulator, with translation MVRTLIIDDEIRARETIQALLEIYCKDTAQVIGQAKNMRTGIEAIREHKPDLVLLDIKMPDGSGFDLLARYGKIDFKVVFITAFEEYAIQAFKFSAIDYILKPIEPDELIKAINRVNDVIKTSQPNNMDVQFKTFLNNIQNNKAEDKKLVLKTTENIYVIPIYEVVALSSDRNYTRFNFLERPPIIVSKTLKDFDNILTDYGFMRVHRSHMINLRYIERFEKVDGGYAVMRGGLKIEVSHRKKEDLLEFFSSL, from the coding sequence ATGGTACGTACTTTAATTATAGACGACGAAATCAGAGCAAGAGAAACTATTCAGGCTTTGCTTGAAATATATTGTAAAGATACTGCTCAAGTAATTGGACAAGCAAAAAATATGCGTACCGGTATTGAGGCCATCAGAGAGCATAAACCCGATTTAGTCTTGTTGGATATTAAAATGCCTGATGGGTCGGGCTTTGATTTATTGGCTCGCTACGGTAAAATTGATTTTAAAGTGGTTTTTATTACCGCTTTTGAGGAATATGCTATTCAAGCGTTTAAATTTAGTGCAATAGATTATATTTTAAAACCTATTGAACCTGACGAGCTAATTAAAGCAATTAACAGGGTTAATGATGTAATTAAAACAAGCCAGCCAAACAATATGGATGTGCAGTTTAAGACCTTTTTAAACAATATACAGAACAACAAAGCCGAAGATAAAAAACTTGTTTTAAAAACTACCGAAAACATTTATGTTATCCCTATTTATGAAGTTGTTGCTCTGAGTAGTGATAGAAATTATACTCGTTTTAATTTCTTAGAACGACCACCTATTATCGTTTCAAAAACACTAAAAGATTTTGATAATATACTTACCGATTACGGCTTTATGCGTGTTCATCGCTCACATATGATTAATCTAAGATATATTGAACGTTTTGAAAAAGTTGATGGTGGCTATGCTGTTATGCGAGGAGGTTTAAAAATAGAGGTTTCTCATCGTAAAAAGGAAGATTTACTTGAGTTTTTTTCCAGTCTATAA
- a CDS encoding TolC family protein: protein MFLEQTKAQDELRFNNLDSLLKYAEKNSVSVKTSEQQVLIAKWQKISAQANLVNFRMQTNFNLTNNIGLPVTFLPGEIFGGEPGSTKEVSTGQQYVGNLNIAPQIDIINPSSWIKLQSANINSELTSVNNLIAKKSLFESISAAYYNIVSLQEQLKLTEKSLEIADTLLLIMQNKYSAGIVRQQDLNDAQINRLTLADKLEQLKLSVEQQYLSLRILCDIPEQTTVIINKTFKYNQQIALGLEAKNQLAYELALLKADLAETDLKNNKLIYLPTVSLMFYDAWQQNSNEKFFDKNSEWINSQYVGLRLTMPFPDMNKFTQTKISKINKTISLQNSEHTKIQNDNNNTQLVLDYQKAFSLFMTAKQIYELKEQNYQLAVNQFDMDILSSDRLLIAFNDKITSRLNYSSALANLLFSKSKIDINNTVK from the coding sequence TTGTTTTTAGAACAAACAAAAGCACAAGACGAGTTAAGATTCAATAATCTTGATTCCTTATTGAAATACGCTGAAAAAAATAGTGTATCTGTAAAAACGTCGGAGCAGCAAGTACTTATAGCTAAATGGCAAAAAATTTCGGCACAAGCAAACTTGGTTAATTTCAGGATGCAAACTAATTTTAACTTGACCAATAATATTGGTTTGCCCGTTACATTCCTCCCGGGTGAAATATTTGGTGGAGAGCCTGGTAGTACCAAAGAAGTCTCCACAGGCCAACAATATGTTGGAAACTTGAATATTGCACCGCAAATAGACATCATTAACCCTAGCAGTTGGATAAAATTGCAGAGCGCAAATATTAATTCTGAACTTACATCCGTTAACAATTTAATTGCAAAAAAATCCCTTTTCGAATCAATATCAGCAGCATATTATAATATTGTTTCTCTGCAAGAACAGCTTAAGCTTACCGAAAAAAGTTTGGAGATTGCAGATACGCTGCTTTTGATTATGCAAAACAAATATTCGGCTGGGATTGTAAGACAGCAAGATTTGAACGATGCACAAATCAACAGACTTACGCTTGCTGATAAATTAGAACAGTTAAAACTCTCTGTAGAGCAACAGTATTTAAGCCTCAGGATCTTGTGTGATATTCCTGAGCAAACAACCGTAATTATCAATAAAACCTTCAAGTACAATCAGCAGATAGCACTTGGTTTAGAAGCTAAGAACCAACTTGCTTATGAATTAGCACTATTAAAAGCTGATTTAGCGGAAACAGATTTAAAAAATAATAAGCTTATATACTTGCCAACAGTATCTTTAATGTTTTACGATGCTTGGCAGCAGAATAGCAATGAGAAGTTTTTTGACAAAAATTCTGAATGGATAAATTCTCAATATGTTGGATTAAGATTAACTATGCCTTTTCCTGATATGAATAAGTTTACTCAAACAAAGATATCGAAGATTAATAAAACTATTTCTTTGCAAAATTCTGAACATACTAAAATACAGAATGATAATAATAATACTCAACTTGTTTTGGATTATCAAAAGGCATTTTCATTATTTATGACAGCAAAACAAATTTACGAGCTCAAAGAGCAGAACTATCAATTGGCAGTGAATCAGTTCGATATGGACATTCTCTCCTCGGATAGATTGCTGATTGCCTTTAACGATAAGATTACAAGTCGCCTGAATTATAGCAGTGCACTGGCAAATTTACTTTTTTCAAAATCTAAAATAGACATTAACAATACCGTAAAATGA
- a CDS encoding TetR/AcrR family transcriptional regulator: MNAKLSERQKEIINASLELIAESGIQSLTIKNLSKKIGLVESAIYRHYDRKTQILIAILDTISERDQSNEKKEDESIIAFLERKFGNHFLIFTQKPALVSVVFAEDLFQNEPLLVEKTRLKVEQCILELTTLIQKGQQSGEIRKDIDPEIVSVMINGSVRMLVKQWKMSDYSFDLIKKGAALMNSFKIVLEL, from the coding sequence ATGAATGCTAAATTATCTGAAAGGCAGAAGGAAATCATTAATGCATCGCTAGAGCTTATTGCAGAAAGCGGAATACAGAGTTTAACAATAAAAAATCTTTCAAAAAAGATTGGGCTTGTTGAATCAGCAATATACAGGCATTATGATCGGAAAACGCAAATTTTAATAGCAATACTTGATACAATTAGTGAACGAGACCAATCAAATGAAAAAAAAGAAGATGAAAGTATCATTGCTTTTCTGGAAAGAAAATTTGGAAATCATTTCCTGATCTTTACTCAGAAACCTGCTTTGGTTTCCGTTGTTTTTGCTGAGGATTTGTTTCAGAATGAACCTCTACTGGTTGAAAAAACACGCTTAAAAGTTGAGCAATGTATTCTCGAACTAACAACATTAATTCAAAAGGGTCAACAAAGTGGAGAAATAAGAAAAGACATTGACCCGGAGATAGTATCTGTTATGATAAATGGAAGCGTTAGAATGTTAGTAAAACAATGGAAAATGTCTGATTATTCTTTTGACCTAATAAAAAAAGGAGCAGCCTTAATGAATTCCTTTAAAATAGTGTTGGAATTATAA
- a CDS encoding HlyD family efflux transporter periplasmic adaptor subunit, which yields MKKIQFLIPIVAALVLLNSCGRKSETTKPIRKNITETVFASGVLVPEDLYNLTAQSDGYLIRLNFEEGDIVKTGDLLAVIDNKTYDINSRGADLLLNIAEANTLPNAPALKQIEANVKVAEQKMDQDKQQAERYKKLYESNSISRLEYENMELAYQNSKANYLILKENYKLQKQLAEQQLINQQSQSEVNKVLQENNELRAVVGGKVYTKYKELGDYVRRGEVIATIGSQDELYAKLSIDESSMSKIKLQQKVIIQLNTLKEPVLNATITIIYPSFDKQTQSFYCKAVFTDELNFLISGTQLQANIIVGKKEDVLLIPRRFLDYGSMVNVKDKGKVKIETGIISTDWVEVTAGIDENTTLIFEKK from the coding sequence ATGAAAAAGATACAATTTCTAATCCCAATAGTTGCAGCTCTGGTTTTACTTAACTCATGTGGGAGAAAATCCGAAACAACAAAACCTATCAGAAAAAATATTACCGAAACTGTTTTTGCTTCTGGGGTATTAGTTCCAGAAGATTTATATAACCTCACAGCACAAAGCGATGGGTATTTAATACGTTTAAATTTTGAAGAAGGTGATATCGTAAAAACAGGCGATTTGCTAGCTGTGATTGACAATAAAACCTATGACATTAACTCGCGCGGGGCAGATTTATTACTAAACATAGCAGAAGCCAATACTTTGCCAAACGCACCCGCATTAAAACAAATTGAGGCTAATGTGAAAGTAGCGGAGCAAAAAATGGATCAGGACAAACAACAAGCTGAACGCTACAAAAAACTTTATGAAAGTAACAGCATTTCAAGACTCGAGTATGAAAATATGGAATTGGCTTACCAAAATTCCAAAGCTAATTATTTAATCTTGAAAGAAAATTATAAGCTTCAGAAGCAATTAGCCGAACAACAATTGATCAATCAACAATCGCAAAGTGAAGTAAATAAAGTATTGCAAGAAAATAATGAATTGCGTGCTGTTGTAGGGGGCAAAGTGTATACAAAATATAAGGAATTAGGTGATTATGTAAGAAGAGGCGAAGTAATTGCTACAATAGGAAGTCAGGATGAGCTCTATGCAAAACTTAGCATTGACGAATCGAGCATGTCTAAAATTAAACTCCAACAGAAAGTTATTATACAATTAAACACACTTAAAGAACCAGTTTTAAATGCAACGATTACGATAATTTATCCTTCTTTCGACAAGCAAACACAATCGTTTTATTGTAAAGCGGTTTTTACTGATGAATTAAATTTTCTGATTTCGGGAACTCAATTACAAGCTAATATTATTGTAGGTAAAAAAGAAGATGTATTGCTTATTCCCAGAAGATTTCTCGATTATGGTAGTATGGTAAATGTAAAGGATAAAGGTAAAGTGAAAATTGAAACGGGTATTATTTCTACCGATTGGGTAGAAGTTACTGCTGGAATAGATGAAAACACAACCCTCATATTCGAAAAGAAATAA
- a CDS encoding AhpC/TSA family protein → MTNFRITLLALASLFLVTSCNNGLKENEFSINVNLSGLNEGKELVLQQRTKDGYEVTDTAEVVKDGFLFKNILEHPKLVYITSSGFRGVIPVFVEAGEIQVTASIDSINKAVVTGSNAHDFFTAINQELANIDKIWQDYYFNTFRSMSKEDQALNEEKINNLYDSAQVLKANYLETELLKNGNQPAIPTLVLSNIDAMNIDAVQAIYDNLSPEILDADDAENLAERIAIIKRTDIGQPLIDFTMNDTLGNPITLSEYAAGKYVLVDFWAAWCAPCRGENPNVLANYKKYNKKGFTVFGVSFDKNKENWIKAINDDGLIWGQVSDLQFWNNAAGKLYGVRSIPQNILLDPNGIIIEKNLRGAALGKKLEELLGK, encoded by the coding sequence ATGACAAATTTCAGAATCACTCTATTGGCTTTAGCCTCTCTCTTTTTAGTAACATCTTGTAATAACGGCTTAAAAGAAAACGAATTTTCTATTAATGTTAATCTCTCAGGTCTTAATGAAGGTAAAGAACTTGTTTTGCAACAACGCACAAAAGATGGATATGAAGTTACTGATACTGCGGAAGTTGTTAAAGATGGCTTTTTATTTAAAAATATTTTAGAACATCCTAAGCTTGTGTATATTACAAGTTCAGGATTTCGTGGAGTAATCCCTGTTTTTGTAGAAGCCGGAGAAATTCAGGTTACGGCAAGTATCGACAGTATTAACAAAGCCGTGGTTACCGGCTCCAATGCTCACGATTTTTTTACCGCTATCAATCAAGAACTCGCTAATATTGATAAAATATGGCAAGATTATTATTTTAATACCTTTCGTTCTATGAGCAAAGAAGATCAGGCTCTAAATGAAGAAAAAATAAATAATCTATACGATTCGGCACAAGTATTAAAAGCAAATTATTTAGAAACAGAATTGCTAAAAAACGGAAATCAACCCGCAATTCCCACCTTAGTTTTAAGTAATATTGATGCTATGAATATTGATGCTGTTCAAGCTATTTACGATAATCTTTCACCGGAAATATTAGATGCTGATGATGCCGAGAATTTGGCTGAGAGGATTGCAATTATTAAACGTACAGATATTGGACAACCTTTAATAGATTTTACTATGAACGATACTTTAGGAAATCCTATTACCCTATCGGAATATGCTGCCGGAAAATATGTATTAGTCGATTTTTGGGCTGCTTGGTGTGCTCCTTGTCGTGGAGAAAATCCTAATGTGCTTGCTAATTATAAAAAATATAACAAAAAAGGATTTACCGTATTTGGCGTTTCTTTCGATAAAAATAAAGAAAACTGGATTAAAGCAATTAATGATGATGGTTTGATTTGGGGACAGGTGTCCGATCTTCAATTTTGGAATAATGCAGCAGGAAAATTATATGGTGTAAGATCTATTCCGCAAAATATTCTTCTCGATCCAAATGGTATTATTATTGAAAAGAATTTAAGAGGTGCTGCTTTAGGCAAAAAGTTAGAAGAACTATTAGGTAAATAA
- a CDS encoding prolyl-tRNA synthetase associated domain-containing protein, translated as MNDRTPVFNCLNRLNISFEMVEHPPAPTIAEAMKYWKDIEAVHCKNLFFRNHKGNKHYLVVFNAHQQLAIHELEKRLKQGKLSFASEKRLAKYLGIQAGSVSPFGLINDVDNHVHLFLDAKLQKSEKISFHPNDNTASIVISFSDFLRYLNNVGNSFEFIDLYD; from the coding sequence ATGAACGATCGTACTCCTGTTTTTAACTGCTTAAATCGTTTAAATATTAGTTTTGAGATGGTAGAACACCCACCGGCTCCTACCATCGCAGAAGCAATGAAATACTGGAAAGATATAGAAGCAGTCCATTGTAAAAACTTATTTTTCAGAAACCATAAAGGGAATAAACATTATTTAGTTGTTTTTAATGCACATCAGCAGTTGGCTATTCATGAACTGGAAAAACGTTTAAAGCAAGGTAAACTTTCTTTTGCTTCGGAAAAAAGACTGGCAAAATACTTAGGCATTCAAGCCGGATCGGTATCACCTTTTGGCTTAATAAATGACGTGGATAATCATGTTCACCTCTTTCTTGATGCTAAATTGCAAAAAAGCGAAAAAATCAGCTTTCATCCTAACGATAATACGGCATCAATTGTAATATCATTTTCCGACTTTTTAAGATATTTAAATAATGTTGGTAATAGTTTTGAGTTTATCGATTTATACGATTAA
- the mreD gene encoding rod shape-determining protein MreD has protein sequence MLITNIIRFFVVLILQLLVFNNIQFSGYINPFFYVLFILLLPFETPKWLMLISSFLLGLSVDIFSHSYGMHASASVFIAYVRPYVIRFVHSKKEYEAGVLPTMGHLGFSWFISYASILIFIHSFIYFFLEVFRISDFLNTFYRIIYSSIATIIVIIAEQFLFFKERK, from the coding sequence ATGTTAATAACTAATATTATTCGTTTTTTTGTTGTGCTTATACTCCAATTATTGGTTTTTAATAATATCCAATTTAGTGGCTATATTAATCCCTTTTTTTATGTGTTGTTTATATTATTATTGCCTTTTGAAACGCCAAAATGGTTAATGCTTATTTCATCTTTTTTATTGGGTTTGAGTGTTGATATTTTTAGCCATTCTTATGGTATGCATGCTTCAGCAAGCGTATTTATTGCTTACGTCAGACCCTATGTTATCCGTTTTGTTCATTCAAAAAAAGAATATGAAGCCGGAGTATTACCAACTATGGGGCATCTTGGCTTTTCTTGGTTTATATCTTATGCTTCCATATTAATTTTTATCCATAGCTTTATTTATTTCTTTTTGGAAGTCTTTAGGATTTCCGATTTTCTAAATACTTTTTATCGAATAATTTATAGTAGTATTGCTACGATAATTGTTATTATTGCAGAGCAGTTTTTATTTTTTAAAGAACGTAAATAA
- a CDS encoding rod shape-determining protein, with amino-acid sequence MGLFSFLTKEVAIDLGTANTIIIYNDKVVVDEPSIVALERNTGKIIAVGKVAMMMHGKTHENIKTIRPLRDGVIADFQSAEYMIREMIKMINVPRSIFPPQLKMVICIPSGITEVEERAVKDSAEQAGAKEVKLIHEPMAAAIGIGIDVMEPTGNMIIDIGGGTSEIAVIALGGIVNNKSIRTAGDDFNMDIIDYMRRQHNISIGERTGERIKIEVGAAMTDIDNPPEDYAVHGRDMLTGIPKEIMVNYAEIAQCLDKSISKIETAVLHALEMTPPELSADIYRTGIYLAGGGSMLRGLDKRIHLKTKLPVHVAEDPLRAVARGTGIALKNFNKFTFLIK; translated from the coding sequence ATGGGACTTTTCTCGTTTTTAACTAAAGAAGTAGCTATTGATTTAGGCACGGCCAACACTATTATTATTTACAACGATAAGGTAGTGGTTGATGAACCTTCAATTGTAGCTCTGGAACGCAATACAGGTAAAATTATCGCAGTAGGCAAAGTGGCGATGATGATGCATGGGAAAACCCACGAAAATATAAAAACTATCCGTCCTCTTCGCGATGGTGTTATCGCCGATTTTCAATCTGCTGAATATATGATTCGGGAAATGATTAAAATGATTAATGTTCCTCGATCTATTTTTCCACCACAACTAAAAATGGTTATCTGTATACCTTCAGGTATTACAGAAGTTGAAGAACGTGCCGTTAAAGATTCTGCAGAGCAAGCCGGAGCTAAAGAAGTAAAGTTAATTCACGAACCTATGGCTGCTGCAATTGGTATTGGAATTGATGTTATGGAACCAACGGGAAATATGATTATCGATATTGGGGGCGGAACCAGCGAAATAGCAGTTATTGCTTTAGGGGGAATTGTAAATAATAAATCTATCCGTACAGCCGGAGACGATTTTAATATGGATATTATCGATTATATGCGTCGTCAGCATAATATTAGTATTGGTGAACGAACAGGAGAACGTATTAAAATTGAAGTCGGTGCAGCTATGACCGATATTGATAATCCACCCGAAGATTATGCCGTTCACGGACGCGATATGCTAACAGGAATTCCAAAAGAGATTATGGTTAATTATGCCGAAATAGCACAATGTTTAGATAAATCAATCTCTAAAATAGAAACTGCCGTTTTGCATGCTTTAGAAATGACACCTCCGGAATTATCAGCAGATATTTATAGAACAGGAATTTATTTAGCCGGTGGCGGATCAATGCTTCGTGGTCTTGATAAAAGGATTCATTTAAAAACAAAACTTCCTGTACATGTTGCCGAAGATCCATTAAGAGCTGTTGCACGAGGTACGGGAATAGCACTTAAAAACTTTAATAAGTTTACTTTCTTAATAAAATAA